The window CGTACATTCAAGAGGGATGCCACGCATGTCGGGTACATGTTAGCGTACTCGACGTACAGCGAGGCTGGCGGGGTGGGTAAAACCACGACCGCAGCGAATTTGGCAGTCGCGCACGCGCGCGCGGGACTCAAACCCCTTGTCGTTCCGCTCGACCCCCAAGACGGCGACCTCTCTCGGCTATTCGGCGTCGACGACGAGCGAACCGACCCCGTCGACAATCTCGTTCGGCACATGATTCGCCGGCCGAAAGGGGAGTTCGAGGATCTGATTCGGACGGTCGAAGGCGTCGATATCGTCCCCGAACACAACATGCTCTCGGACCTCTCGGAGTACCTCCAGCGCGAGAAAGACCAGGCAGAAGCGATGGGCGAAGCCTTCGGCGTGCACGCGCAGCTCCTTCGCGTCCTTCGGGAGGCAAACGTTCCGGACGAGTACGACGTTCTCATCTGCGACCCGCCCGCAACCGAAGGACCGCACCTCTACAACGCGATCCACGCCACCCGGTCGCTCGTCATCCCCGTCGAACCGAGTGCGAAAGGTCGAGCAGCAGTGGAAGGACTGGAAGCACTCGTGGCAGGGTTCGAAGAGCAGTTAGAGATCGACGTCGGGGTGCTCGCGGCCATCCCCGTCGGGTTCAAAAACACCCGAGACCAGCGGACGATCCTCGAAGAGATCAACTACGCCATTCCGGAGATCATCGGTGAGCGCGCATCGCTGATGGAAGGGTGCTGGATGCAGCAGTGCTCGGCGTTCACGTACGTCCGTGAACACCGCGACCGCCACCGCGACTACGAACTGGAGACCCTCGCACAGTTCGACCGGATCGCACGACATCTGGAAGCGGAAGTGGGTCTCGAAGCACCAAACCCCCCGGAGCCGGGTGACCTGAACCACGAGGTGCCGATTCCATGACGGGGATGAAAGAGGGTGCCGGTGAAGACCCCTTTGCGGAGGATACTGAGACAGGAGAATCCGATGATAAAGCGTTTAATGCGATATCAGATTCCGATGCGGGGGTAGAATCGGACGAGAACGCAGAATCGTCGACACGAGAACGATCGACACACCAGCAGGCGATACAGATTCCGTACAAATTCCGCCGCGACGGCGTACAGGACGGAAGAACCCGGGTGCCGCTGTTCCTCCAACCTGAAACGAAGAACGCCGAGCGCGACGCGCTCCGCGAGATGGAAGAACGATTCAACGACGGCGTGTCGTTGACCGACCTCCGGGAGGCGCTGATGAAAGTCGGACTCGAGCATCTGGACGAAGCCGAAGACCACCTCGAGGAGTGGGGCTACGGGATGACGTTCGAATGACATCCTTCTCGCCGTGAACGGCGAGGTTTCCTCATGCTGGGGTATCGCTTACCGGCCCACGGAGGCAACTTGCGGGTTTGTATGTTCCTCGTTGGGTCGGTGAGAG of the Haloprofundus salilacus genome contains:
- a CDS encoding ParA family protein is translated as MLAYSTYSEAGGVGKTTTAANLAVAHARAGLKPLVVPLDPQDGDLSRLFGVDDERTDPVDNLVRHMIRRPKGEFEDLIRTVEGVDIVPEHNMLSDLSEYLQREKDQAEAMGEAFGVHAQLLRVLREANVPDEYDVLICDPPATEGPHLYNAIHATRSLVIPVEPSAKGRAAVEGLEALVAGFEEQLEIDVGVLAAIPVGFKNTRDQRTILEEINYAIPEIIGERASLMEGCWMQQCSAFTYVREHRDRHRDYELETLAQFDRIARHLEAEVGLEAPNPPEPGDLNHEVPIP